From Simonsiella muelleri ATCC 29453:
CATGGTATTTTTTATTGTACTGGATTTAAGAACCTGTATTCACAAAAATGATAAAATATCTCTATGATTAGAAAATCCTACCCAACAGACTTAACAGATGCGCAATGGCAAGCAATATTCATGACACAAAAGCAGGTATTTTTGTAGCAAAAAAAGCGTTTGCGACCTGCCCGAGTTTAAAAGGTTTCTGTGCAGACGCAGGTTATCGGAATACATTTGAGCGTGAAGTATCAGAACAGTTGGGTTTAACTATTCAGATTTCAAAGAAAATTCAAGATATTTCTTGGCATATTCTGCCCAAACGTTGGATTGTAGAACGAACGTTTGCATGGTTAGGTTGGTCTCGACGTTTAGCAAAAGATTTTGAGCAGACGAATTTATCTGCTGAAAATTTTGTTAAACTAGGGTATATTTCACAAATATTAAAATTTATCAAATAGTTGTTTGTGAATACAGGTTCTAAAACTCCATAAAATTACATGTTATTAAAAGAAATAAATAAATTTCCTTATTTCCAATCTAATGTGTTTCCTAATTTCAAATTACAAAAATATAGTTGATTATTATAGGCAACTAATTTATACCCCTTAAGAAAATGTGGTAATTTACCATCCATTAGAACACATTGATTATCTAATTTCTCTTTCGGAATATAATTCCATTCTCCTAAATACCGAAAAAAATTGAAATCTGTGATGCTAGTTTTTTTCAAATCAGCATTATCTTCATTATTATTAATGTATTTATCAATATTTCCACAATTATCTAAGGAAATCGTTTCATAATCCAATTTAATTTCTTTTCCATCATCTGCATCCATACTTAAATATTTAATAGTTAGATAAAAATTTCCTTTACCGATACTACGCCAATATTTAGGGGCATTCTCTAATGAAAGTCCATTTTTTTTATAAAAATCTAATGTATTTACTTTACAACAATCATTTGGATAAAAATCGTCCCACCTATTTTGACTAGCATATAAACTAAACCAATTATTTTGTTTATTTCTAAAATTTATATAATTCCCAAATTGATTAATTGGAAATGAATTAATCTTTACTCCCTGTGGGATAATTCTTTTACCTTTGTGGTTTTCTTTATAATTTAATTTATTTAACCTCAAGTAATCTAATAAATTATAATTTTCTAATTGAGTAATTATACAATTTTCTGGGCATTTTGGGATCTGTACTTCATTTGCTTCATCTAGTGATATTTTTGCTGTCTGTAAATATTTAAAATAGCTCTGCATACCACGATTAAGTAATTCATCTTCACTTAATTTACGATTTTCCGCCAAGCAAATACCCTGTTTATTTTTCTCAATTTCACTAATACTTAAAATTTGTAAGGGAGAGAGAAAAATACGAAAATAATAAAATGTAGATACTATAATAAAAAAGATACAAACCAACAAAATTCTATTTATTTTTTTCAATTTCAATTACTTTCCTAAATAGACTTCCTGCGAAACAATAATCCCCATTTTTTAAAACACGCTTAATTACAGGATTTAGCAAAATTCTAAAACCTAGAAAAATTGTGGTTTCGCAGGAAGTCTAATAATTTCATATCGCTGATTTCACTGATTTGGGCGCAACCCAATTTTTGTAGTGTGATGAATCGCATTATACCGTTTTCCACTTTTTTGTCGTGGCGCATATGAGCAATCCATTGATTAAATGGGAATTTGGGTGGCTTATCGGGCAAATTCGCAGCGCGAAATAAAGCCGCCACGCGAGCGGTGTCGCCATTTTTCAGGCAGCCCAATTGTTCGGATAAAGCACACGCCAACACCGTGCCAGCCGCTACCGCTTCGCCGTGCAACCAGTTGCCATAGCCCATTTCGGTTTCAATTGCGTGTCCGAACGTATGCCCGAGATTGAGATGGGCGCGAATGCCTTGTTCGGTTTCGTCTTGGGCGACAATATTGGCTTTCATTTGGCAGCAATGCGCGATGATTTTGGTTAATTTTTCGGGTTGTTGGTGCATGATTTCATGGATATTTTGTTCAATCCAAACAAAAAAATCCAAATCCCCCAACAAACCATATTTGATGACTTCTGCCATACCTGCAGAAAATTCTTTTTCAGGCAGCGTTTGGAGTGTATTTAAATCAGTCATCACCAGTTTTGGTTGATAAAACGCGCCAATCATGTTTTTACCCAATGGGTGATTGATGGCGGTTTTGCCTCCTACAGATGAATCTACTTGGCTTAATAATGTGGTTGGAATTTGGATAAATGGTACACCACGTTGGTAGGTTGCCGCCGCAAAACCCACCATATCGCCAATGACACCGCCACCTAATGCAATTAATGTGGTTTTTCGGTCGGCGTGATGTGTGAGCAGCGCATCATAAATTTGGTTGAGTGAGTCGTGATTTTTGTATTGTTCGCCATCTGGTAAGATGATGGTAAAATATTGAATATTATTTTTTTTAAATAAATCAGTTAGTTGATTTAAATATAATGGAGCAACGGTTTCATTGGTAACAATCGCAATTTTTTTGCCAATATAAGGCGCGAATAACGAAAAATCGCACAAAATACCTGCGCCAATATGAATGGGATAGTCATGCGATGTGGTGTGTACGTGGACGGTTTGCATGATTAACTTTCTGATAATTTAGCCAAAAGTTTTTTGAAAGTGATGTAATGATTTTCAGTACCAACATCCAATACAATATGAGATGTTTGGCGGTAAATGGGGTCGCGTGTGGCGTAGAGTTGCTGCATTTTTTTCAATGGGTTATCTACTTGTAACAAAGGGCGATTAAAATCGTAGCGTGTGCGCTCTACCAAAATTTCAGGTAAAACATGGAGATACACCACAATACCGCGTTCGCGTAACCAAATCCGATTTTGTTCTCGCAATACTGTACCGCCACCTGTTGCCAGCACCACATTGGATAATTGCGTGAGTTCATTAATGGCACAGCTTTCGCGTTCACGGAAACTTTGTTCTCCCTCCAGTTCAAAAATAGTAGGAATAGAAACGCCTGTTTTGTCGCAAATGGTTTGGTCGCTGTCATGAAAAGTTTGCTGAAAATGTTCGGCAAGTTGGCGACCAAGCGTGGTTTTGCCTGCACCCATGAGTCCGATTAAGTAAATGTTTTTTGTATTCATGATGATGATTTTAACGCAATTTTACAGTATCGGGGAGAATTTTTGTTCATGACTTTAAGAACCCGTATTCATAGCTAACGTGAAATGATTTTTGTTCCAGTTGGTATGAATGTAAGGCAGCCTGAAAACTAGAAACAAGTTTTCAGGCTGCCTTTATTTATTGCGACATCAGAATGTTCAAGCGATTAGAAACCGCCCATGCCACCCATACCGCCCATGCCACCGCTCATATCAGGCATAGCAGCGGGTTTGTCTTCAGGAATGTCGGCAATCATGCACTCGGTGGTCAGCATCAAGCCAGCGATAGACGCAGCGTGTTGCAAGGCAGAGCGCGTTACTTTTGCGGGGTCTAAAACGCCCATCGCAATCATATCGCCATAAGTGTCGTTGCCAGCGTTGTAACCGAAGTTACCTTCGCCTTCCAAGACTTTATTCACGACAACAGATGCTTCGCCACCAGCATTTACTACGATTTGGCGCAATGGTGACTCAATCGCTTTCAACACAATTTTCACGCCCGCTTCTTGGTCGGCATTTAATGTTTCAACCGATTTAATTGCTTGACGAGCGCGTAACAACGCAACGCCACCACCAGCAACCACGCCTTCTTCAACAGCCGCGCGAGTTGCGTGCAATGCGTCATCAACGCGGTCTTTTTTCTCTTTCATTTCCACTTCGGTT
This genomic window contains:
- the aroB gene encoding 3-dehydroquinate synthase, whose translation is MQTVHVHTTSHDYPIHIGAGILCDFSLFAPYIGKKIAIVTNETVAPLYLNQLTDLFKKNNIQYFTIILPDGEQYKNHDSLNQIYDALLTHHADRKTTLIALGGGVIGDMVGFAAATYQRGVPFIQIPTTLLSQVDSSVGGKTAINHPLGKNMIGAFYQPKLVMTDLNTLQTLPEKEFSAGMAEVIKYGLLGDLDFFVWIEQNIHEIMHQQPEKLTKIIAHCCQMKANIVAQDETEQGIRAHLNLGHTFGHAIETEMGYGNWLHGEAVAAGTVLACALSEQLGCLKNGDTARVAALFRAANLPDKPPKFPFNQWIAHMRHDKKVENGIMRFITLQKLGCAQISEISDMKLLDFLRNHNFSRF
- a CDS encoding shikimate kinase; translation: MNTKNIYLIGLMGAGKTTLGRQLAEHFQQTFHDSDQTICDKTGVSIPTIFELEGEQSFRERESCAINELTQLSNVVLATGGGTVLREQNRIWLRERGIVVYLHVLPEILVERTRYDFNRPLLQVDNPLKKMQQLYATRDPIYRQTSHIVLDVGTENHYITFKKLLAKLSES